The DNA segment GGAAATGTTCTCAACCGGCCACGATGTCGCCAATCGCGCCGTCTTCTCCGAATTTACGCCTGAGGACGCCAAGGTGGTTGGCATCGCGCTGCGCGCGGACAAGAAGATCGTCGACAAGATCACCAAAGGCGCGACGATGCACTCGTGAACGGGCAGCGGTCAAACAAAACGGCCGGGTCGCAAAACCCGGCCGTCCTTGTTTGAAGGTCTACGTCAGATCAGCCGTTTTGGGTAATGGGCGCGATCTGGATTTCGACGCGACGGTTCTGCGCACGGCCGGCTTCGCTGGCGTTGGTGGCGACCGGCTGGCTCGGGCCGAAGCCGACGGCAGACATGCGGCGCTGGTCGATGCCCTGGCTGCCGAGATAGCTGGCAACCGAATCGGCGCGGCGTTCGGACAGTTCCTGGTTATGCTGCAGGCTGCCGGTCGAATCCGTATGGCCGTTGACGTCGATCAGCGTGCGGTTGAACTTGCGAAGCACGATCGCGACCGAATTCAGCGTCGGATCGAATTCCGGCTTGATCGCATCCTGGTCGATGTCGAAGGTAATGGCCGACGGCATATTGAGGATGATGCGGTCGCCGACGCGCGTTACGGAGACGCCAGTACCCTGCAACTGCGCGCGCAGCTCGGATTCCTGCTGGTCCATGTAATTGCCGATGCCGGCACCCGCAAGCGCACCGACGCCGGCGCCGATCAGCGCAGCATTGCGGCGCGATGCCGGCGAGTGGCCGATGAGAAGACCGGCAACCGCACCAACGCCGGCACCGATCGCGGCGCCTCCCGCCGTGTTGGATACTTTCTGCTCTCCCGTATAGGGATCGGTTGTCGTACATGCATTGAGAAAGGCTGCCGAGACGGCAAGGATGGCAAATTTCTTGATCATAGAATCGTCGCTCTCCGGTTCGATGGTCCGCAGCAGATATGAAGCATTGCGGCAATATGATGAAATATAATTTTC comes from the Rhizobium sp. NXC24 genome and includes:
- a CDS encoding OmpA family protein; protein product: MIKKFAILAVSAAFLNACTTTDPYTGEQKVSNTAGGAAIGAGVGAVAGLLIGHSPASRRNAALIGAGVGALAGAGIGNYMDQQESELRAQLQGTGVSVTRVGDRIILNMPSAITFDIDQDAIKPEFDPTLNSVAIVLRKFNRTLIDVNGHTDSTGSLQHNQELSERRADSVASYLGSQGIDQRRMSAVGFGPSQPVATNASEAGRAQNRRVEIQIAPITQNG